A portion of the Bacteroidota bacterium genome contains these proteins:
- a CDS encoding TolC family protein, whose product MHKIKNRNIVRIWGIMGLMLFLSSCLAIKKYEKPSVNTEHLFRTDYIHDNAFDGMDTGSIADISWKNMFSDELLKSYIQKALDNNLDIRIAVANIEAAESYVKQSKAGFLPSVNADLDYSITKTSSSSRFGAFTFNQFQIGASAGWEADIWGKIKSRQRAAQAVYLQSVEAHKAVKTSLIAAVANTYYQLAAISAQIKIAQRSVATRDSSVKTTQALKDAGQLTEVAVKQSESQLYDAKLILLNLQKQEKFLENTFCLLLNEAPHSIERNAIDEQHFDSKLSIGVPAKLLANRPDVLQAEYIFRQTFELTNLARSNFYPSFNITASGGLQSMELAKWLDPSSLFANLAAGFIQPIFNQRQIQTAYEVAKTQQEKAYLGYQLAILNAGIDVSNALIEYQTQTESIALNQSKFEANQIAVTMSNRLLQNGLATYLEVLTAQQNMLNAELNLVSAKLGKLNAVVNLYCSLGGGWQ is encoded by the coding sequence ATGCATAAAATTAAAAATAGAAACATTGTACGTATATGGGGAATAATGGGGCTAATGCTCTTCTTGTCTTCTTGTCTTGCAATCAAAAAGTATGAGAAACCCTCAGTTAATACAGAACATCTTTTTAGGACGGATTATATTCATGACAATGCGTTTGATGGGATGGACACCGGTTCCATTGCAGACATTTCATGGAAAAATATGTTTTCGGATGAACTGCTCAAAAGCTATATACAAAAAGCCTTAGACAATAATTTGGATATTCGTATAGCGGTTGCAAACATTGAAGCTGCCGAATCTTATGTAAAGCAAAGCAAAGCGGGTTTTCTACCATCAGTAAATGCAGATTTGGATTATAGTATTACCAAAACATCCAGCAGCAGCAGGTTTGGCGCATTTACATTCAACCAATTTCAAATCGGGGCAAGCGCAGGCTGGGAAGCGGATATCTGGGGCAAAATTAAAAGCCGCCAGAGAGCTGCACAAGCCGTTTATTTGCAAAGTGTAGAAGCACACAAAGCCGTCAAAACAAGTCTTATTGCTGCCGTTGCAAACACCTATTATCAACTTGCTGCCATCAGTGCTCAGATTAAAATTGCCCAAAGAAGTGTTGCAACACGTGATAGCAGTGTTAAGACAACTCAAGCACTCAAAGATGCCGGACAACTCACCGAAGTTGCTGTCAAACAGTCCGAGTCTCAATTATATGATGCTAAATTGATTCTTTTGAATCTCCAAAAACAGGAAAAGTTTCTTGAAAACACCTTTTGTCTGCTTCTCAATGAAGCTCCTCACTCCATTGAACGAAACGCTATTGATGAGCAGCATTTTGATTCCAAATTGAGTATAGGTGTACCGGCAAAATTGTTGGCAAATCGCCCTGATGTGCTTCAAGCTGAATACATTTTCAGACAAACATTCGAACTGACAAACCTTGCCAGAAGTAATTTCTATCCCTCATTCAATATAACTGCCTCCGGTGGACTGCAAAGCATGGAGCTCGCCAAATGGCTTGATCCAAGTTCTTTGTTTGCAAACCTTGCTGCAGGCTTTATCCAGCCGATTTTCAACCAAAGACAAATACAAACTGCTTATGAAGTGGCTAAAACCCAACAAGAAAAAGCTTATTTGGGTTATCAGTTGGCTATACTGAACGCGGGAATTGATGTTTCAAACGCCCTAATTGAATATCAGACTCAAACAGAGTCAATCGCACTTAATCAAAGCAAATTTGAAGCTAACCAAATTGCGGTTACCATGTCAAACCGACTGCTTCAAAATGGTCTGGCAACTTATTTGGAAGTACTTACCGCACAGCAAAATATGCTCAATGCCGAGTTGAATTTGGTAAGTGCAAAATTAGGTAAACTCAATGCAGTTGTCAATCTGTATTGTTCATTGGGTGGAGGTTGGCAATAA